The nucleotide window gactctccttccggacagttccaccaccgccgccgaaggcgaagacgagtggctgctcacggccaagcccctggcgaagtcgtaagtattcggataccagagtaactcatagcattcctttgtcgcattgcttcccctaacgccgaatatgattatgcaggccgccacaagcccgtatcgatgtattgtcggacggctccctgggctcgtcggatatggatagcgatccacttccgaccaccacctccccttgccctgcggacgacgccgaggtattgtctcaagaggcaccgggttgAGGGGAGACAATCccagaggcgcctcaaggcgaccttccggactccgagagcagagggaacaaggcccctgagggcttcgaggtcggccctcagccgaacactgcgacggaacctccagtggttccggactcgggcaggcggcctccttccaagaggggcaagacgcctgtgccggtgacctctgtccatccagaggcgccggacaatctactgggagcgcttcgcagtgcttccatcgacgaggagcattgtactattatgagtgcggtggcccagaaggttcagtccgccaagagcggattgactgaagcctgtgccaaccttctaacaggctttgaggtaagtgttaaaatataggaaaaatattaccgcatagacagtagcccctgatgctctgttcggtgttcgaaaagaaaagccgaatagaggatcaaataataccgcaggagtctaacataagtatgtctatatgcgtatgcaggcttcgctgttgtcctcagccgcactgactgcggaggtcgccatagtgaagcaggacctcgaggggtccaagaaagagctcggccttgccaagaggcagctcgaggagaacaagggtaagtaataccctatctatagatatgtatatataaaagaagacgcgattgcaaaatgacaggatcatcttatatttcgcgcttgccaggggccacgaccgaggtggcgtccctgaagcaagcgctattcgaggccgaagacaaagcggccaaggagcgcaccgagtgggaaaggcaagaggcacgggtgggcgaggtgcagcaagagctccaagctctcgtgtcgaagcatgaggcgttggagcgtgactcgaagacgcgagagtccgagcttaccgcggccctcgaaagcgcgaaaaatgccaaggctgaagcctaGAAGGCCcgccaggagattgatgcgatgaagaagatagcggcgggtaaggcattctatatgcaaagcaagcatgtgaaagtaaattacctgttacttacccgaatccggagctctccaggagcattcgcggATTTGCCCCGCAACGTGTcagatgccgcacagttttaccaggccgaggagggaagctcaacggagaagttgttctggtcttagtatactgggaccgaacacccggtgcctatgagcgaccagctgaagcagctggtcgagctagacaaggtggccgaacagaccatgaagggctttatagtccggctgtggcctggcgacgcccttccgaacagctacttcggcctggtgaggcggctagTGGATGcctcactacaagaaatatgtcaactactgaccttctgtcagtgaccctggaagaattggtcatagatctatgaccatttcagaccaattggtcaaaagctgttcggggggctccaaaccctaaactataacgaccattttggttagaaaggtcataatttccttacacgaaatggtcataaagcagatagcactggtctactgccttatttctagctgatcgtgaccaatatagatggtcataaccttgtaaattgtggtgggttgctatgactaggcgccacctcatcagttttgcctatgtgtcatgtccatgtggcagtttttgccctaggttgtgaagccacctatatttctgtcattcccaaaattcccaaaaaaatctcataaattctttgggtcatatcttcatcaaatatgtaaaaaatCCTTCCTTggctagttcaaaactaattcaacaatattcattttcctattttgttcacaacaacactttatgaaggaagtgctatttatatattcttgattgcccttggaatttttgggcactctttcctatccaaatcattaccgcatgacaaaattcagctccatttgcctagcaaatcttcctcggcaaatttccaaagttttttgtccacctagaagcattgtgaaggaagtacctttttcatatatcgaaatgacatgaaatttatacagttccttcatatgcccaaattatcaccctcctccaaattacAGCTCAGtaaaatcatctatgtgagcccaggttcaatttatattttatggccaaattggcacgttgcaaagcaagtgttatatagacccctcctattaccctcaaacttttcgggcactcttccatacccaaatcattgccacatgataatattcagctcaattttcctagtaaatctttctcaggaaatttccaaagtttctacctcgagagaagctttgtgaagtaagtactagctaggcttacccaaatgatctgaaaatttaccagcgcatgaccatacctatgtaacttacctacaccattTTTTatctcatttcattcatccaatctctctcactagttttcccaagtttctgtccatagaagagcattgtgaaggaagtactactttggcatgtccaaatggtatcaattttctacaatgctttcctatgcccaaataaccgtCCTCCaacaaatttcagctcaatccattcattattttgagcccagcttcaacattcatatttttgtccagtgtggtactttgcaaagcaagtaccacctaggatcctccttttgagataaacatttgtgaagacattctccttagtagatgatcatcctcagccaaaactcacgcccattggccatgtgcatttcctgtaccgctaatcaaacacttggctgctaattcatctttgagcataggccagtctcctcgtgagattcttctgttgtaattttcttcctagcacctacctggggagtgcccaacccactagacatgcctaggcctcCCAGAAAGCATGTCAACACGaaggtcacgcggtgaccacgcggcggacatgcgagtttacgcgctttgaagttggggccctgggccacatccaaacctcgacgtatcgccaccaaaccatgtatttatgattaaataaatacttatgtaactagaaatgatttttggaaaaaataaagagcaaacaataaggtagatagttcaaaattgacccgcttcctactaaatcggcagaaatttgtctttttctcaagtggtggatcaaaacttttgacaccaaacattttgtcaattatgcattaaatatggcctaatattttatcaaaattatttggtccaattttacaacaaatatatggtaggtccttcaaaaaagaactcaattcaggcactcggaaaatcgaaaatgaattttccgtgcaaagaaaataaaaagtcccttaggcaacattgtttaccattccaatatgcacccttgtgcataatatgagatcatttgaacaaactatgccatgaatgtggccataagattgatcatttggcttgaaagccatgaatcttcacgcatgatagctcatttctgagaacacttttttaaaataattgccgtattacaagtttattatttttcctggaaacttggtcacatataatgacacaatacgaaggttttccaaatttttgattttttttgaattttttatgcccgttccaaaatgcggtcaaaacggcgggtttgaccattcctagctagtggtcgaatcttggaaaacttttgatgtttctctgattaaatagatacttatctatctagaaatgattttttgaaaaaataaagagcaaactatgaggcagctgcagttcaaatttgacccgcttcctactgaatcggcgggaatttgtctttttgaccagaggtggatcaaggcttttgacacccaaccatttggtcaattgtgaatcaaatatggcctagtattttagaaaatttatttggtccaattttgcaacaaatatatggtacgtccttcacaaaaagaactcaattcgggcactcggaaaatggaaaatgaattttctgtgcaaagaaaataaaaagtcccattaggaaacattgtttgacattccaatatgcacccttgtgcataatatgagatcatttcaacaaactatgccatgaatgtggccataagattgatcatttggcttgaaagccatgaatcttcacgcatgatagctcatttctgagaacaattttttaaaataatttccatattacaagtttattattttttctggaaacttggtcacatataatgacacaatgcgaaggttttccaattttttgatttttttgaattttttatgcccgtttcaaaatgcggtcaaaacggcgggctagaccgttcctagctagtggttgaatcttggaaaacttttgatgtttctcttattaaatagatacttatttacctagaaatgatttttggaaaaaataaagagcaaactatgaggcacctgcagttcaaatttgacacgcttccagctgaatcgatgggaatttgtctttttcatcagaggtggataaaaacttttgacacccaaccattttgtcaattatgcattaaatatggcctagtattttagaaaattgatttggtccaattttgcaacaaaaactcatttcgggcactcggaaaatggaaaatgaattttccgtgcaaagaaattGTAAattcccttaggcaacattgtttggaattccaagatgtaccCTTATgaacaatatgagatcatttgaacaaactatgccatgaatgtggccataagattgatcatttggcttgaaagccatgaatcttcacgcatgatagctcgtttctgagaacactttttaaaaataattgtcgtattacaagtttattatttttcctgtaaacttggtcacatataatgacacaaggcgaaggttttccaaatttttgattttttttgaattttttatacccgtttcaaaatgcggtcaaaacagcgggcttgactgttcctagctagtggttgaatcttgaaaaCATTTGATGTTTCTCTtgttaaatagatacttatgtacctagaaatgatttttggaaaaaataaatagcaaactatgaggcagctacagttcaaatttgacccgcttccacctgGATCAGCGGAAATTGTTTTTTTACCAGAGGTGGATAAAATCTTTTGACACCCAACTATTTGGTCatttgtgcattaaatatggcctaatagtttataaaattgatttcatccaattttgcaataaatatattattggtccttcacaaaaaaactcattttgggcgcTCGAAAAAgggattttttttgcaaaaaactCATTTCCGACGACACCTTTTTAAAGATATTTATCTTATTCCATGTTGTTATTTTTTCTGAAAACTTGTTCAAATTTTGGTGACACAATGAGAAGGTTTTCCATTTGTTTTAGAATTTCTCAGATCATAAAGTAGCTTAAATGATTTTAACACATTATTTTAAGTCAACTACGACCAATTTAGATGGTCATAAAATCATACTGCATTCTGATCGGTTCGTGGACATATCACGCGGATCGTGCATCCAACACCGTCGGATGCTCGGGGATCCAACGGTTGTCCTCGACCCATCGGCACCAACCCTGAAACCCTAGCTATGTCCTCCGGGTCAATTTccatccacacacacacacacacacacacaccccgcCTCCTTTTTTTCCCTCGCTCCTCTCGATCCCGTCCCCTTCCTCACCAGCACAAACCCTAGCTCCTCTCGATCCCGTCCCCTTCCTCCCCGCCAGCTCCACCGATCCTTCCCTCGATCTCGTCGGTGGGGAGCACCGCGGCGATTCCCCACCCCTCCCCTTCTTTCCCATGGCCGAGGTCGGATCCACGCTCGTCCCTTCCAGATCGCAGCCACCACCTCCTTCCTTCCAGATCGCGGCCGCCACcaccctccggcggagctccccGCCATCCATGGCCTCCCCACgccctcctctctcccttcccctccctcgcaccgccaccaccaccactccTTCCCAGCGCGTGCCGCCCATCGTCACTCCTCTACTCTCCTCTCCTCCTATCGCGCCGCTCATTCATCCGAGTTGGTGCTCACCGCATCGCCACTCGGACCCTCTCCCTTCCTTACCACATCACCACCCCAAGCCTCCACCGATggaaccctaaccctaacccagCGACAACAGCGTCGCGGTTGGCTTGCTCGCCGGCACGTGCGTGCGTGCTTCGATGCGCGACGCCCCGTCGAGctggccggcggcggcgagggcggcaACACGGGCCCGGGGCAAGGCGGTGGCGCAGTTCGTGCAGACCAGGCACCGCTCCTCCGGCAAGGTGCTCGGCGAGGAGGAGACGGCCGCCGAGAACGTCTACATCAAGGTATAACGCCCCTGCCCTgttcccctccctccctcctcccgCCCCGGCGCGAGATAGTTATCCAGATTTAGTGCCACCGTTACATGTTGTGCTGCAATGTACAACTGGTATTCGGGGGTGGCGTGGAATTGGACTAGATTTGGGCTTGTGGGTCCAGATTTGGAGGCTAGGTTGTTACTGCTTTACTAGACAGTCCTTGATAACTTAGCCTCTTTTCAAAAAATGTCGGCTTACTGCTCGTGAGCAGCATCTATATGATGAACAGGCAGCTCTGCATTTGCAAGGTCTCATTCATCTAGTTCCAGTCAGACACGCAACCAATTTAATTCACTGAGAGCTCTGACCATTGGAGCATTCACGCCTTTTATGTTGTTGTAGCTGGGATGTTGCTAGAGTGGTTTAATTTTATTTCATCTACTTAACTAAATTGGTGTTCTGTAGTACTATCATTTTAGCCATGAATGTGTTGCCACTTGTCTTGGTCATTAAGAATTTGTTTTGAGTTCTATATTCTGCTTCTTGCTGGTCCCAAATATTTCAGTGTGCTGCTCTGCCGATTAGAAGTGTGTTGTTCTTTAGAACATACTTACACCAAGACTCTGGAGTAAATTTGGTGGATTACTAGCATTTGCTAGCAATTTATCAGGCCGTCTTGTTCATTGCATTCAATGTATATAATTTCCCTCACTATCTTTTCCAGTTATGCTTGCTGCTAAGGAATGGTTGCTCCTTTCATCATTGTGGTCGCCCGTGCTGTATCATCATCAGATCCTGTGTCTATATTTTGTCTTGCTCGACAAGTTATCCAGCAATACTAGTGCATAGTAGAAAATTATCATAGATCCTGGCTGTAACCTGCTTTCGTGCTTGTGACATTGGCCTGCATGATTTTGTGGGGATGTGGTACCAGACTAGAGGGTAGAGGCTGACGATTTCTTGCTGTTTCAGTCAAGTGCTGTTCTTGGTGGAGTTGCGCCTCCGGTGCACTCTTCGGGCTGCTCGGAGCCATGCTGTCAGAGCTCTTCATCAACTGGGCCATCTACACCAACAAGGTGGGTGCATCTCCAACCAATTCTGCAGCGGTAGCAGTACCAGCAGTACTTCGTTCTGAAAATCCGTCAAGTTTCTATGGAATTTGGTTAACCTTGTTGAAATTATATGCTCTGGAATTTGTGATTCTGTGCACAACTAGTGGATTGCTGCATGATTTTGTAAGTTTATTATGACATGTGACAGTCCAAAGCACTTTTATTGACTACACAAATCAAACTGAGAAACGCACATTGATAATGTGTACTTCCACTTGAACATGGCCTAAATTCATATGCTACTGAGATAGTTCCATGTAGATTTAGATTCTGTAAATTCTGTAACCTAGTCATGCCCTTGTCTTATTACGTTGATTAAAGGAAGTGAACTAGTTTGTTACTAAGCTGACAAAGAGCTGAGCTCCTAGATTGTATCTGACTTTAGGTGCTTATGAAGGCGGCTGATTTTTTTTCATGGTGTAATTAAACTTGTACCATAATTCTTTTACCCATTTTTCATTTTCGTTTTGCCATTTGCTTGCGTATGTGCCCTATGGGTTAGTGTTGTTGATCCCTAGCATGAGCTTGGTTGCCTTGAACTTTAGTATTCTATTTTCTTGCTTCTCAGTCCCTCTCCCTCCCTGCAGGTGCTACCGGACGCAAGGGTGGAGCCTGCGCCTCCTTGCTGAAGCTTCTCGCTCTAGCGGTCTGGTGCTAGTGATCTCAGCCCGTATAGATGGATTGGCCAGCAGCTATGTATACGGCAGCGGCGCTGCTGTACTACTACACCTATGATCCAATCTAGAAGTGCTGGTCCCAAGACTCTGAACTAGCCAAGAAGCAGGAGAGGACGAGAGAGCAACTTTGTTGTGTGCAGCAGCCCTACAAACCCTTTCTACTATGGTAAATTCTATCATAACCCAATATCAAATTTGTATTATGTCTCATCTTTGATTGCTAAAACTAGTGAAGAAATGATTGTGAAAATGTCAACTGTAAGATTAGGAGATTCTTACATAGCCAAAAAAGGTTCAAAAAACACTTTCTTAGTTTTGATACAGCCTCTTTATATGAATATTTGGTGCAGTCCTTATCATGTGATGAATTAAAGATCATAAGAAATAAATATTAAATGCTAACCACGTGACTTTACATCAAGTTACGGTTTCTCAACAGAAATTCTAAATAGATCCAAATCATTCTCACCACATATTGATCTGTACAGCCAAGGATGTTTACTTAAAATGTATAGCTCTTTGCTATTATTTTCCAGGTATTCTATTTGTGCTCCATCCTGAAATCTATTGTGTACTGCCATGTCGGTGAGGCGTAGCGCTCACTGCTTGATAACACTCCATGCTTGCTGATCCAAATTTTGATTGGTTGTTCTCGTAGACCTGATGAAGCCATGATGCTTACCTCGCTGGAGCGTATCAACCCTAGCCATGGTACCGCATTCTTAGTCATGAGGTCACTGTGCTACAACCGCAACAACGATATCTTCTCCGGTTAGATAAGTCTTCGGTCTATCCCATTTTTTTTCTGTTACTTGGTTTTGAGATGCTTAttttgggacgaagggagtattaTTGTGTCAATTCCCTATGTGATATAGAAGCTACGGTATTATGTTTTGAGTCTGTTGTAATTGATAATGATTTGTGTAAAATTAGTGTAGAACATATGTCCTGTTATCTTAAGTCATTTGTGCATGCTCAATGAACCATCTGAGATTGAATCATTTTTTGCGTTCAACATCTAGAACCATTCTGTCCGTGTTGGTATTCATGCTACAACTGTGCTTTCTTGTCTCTTGTGTTGCGTGGTCCTTGTGGTTGTTACTGTTACATGTACATATGCTTCATGATTCAGTCCCTAGCTGCTTTGTATGTTTGTTTTTATTCTGTTTCTAACTCCTTTTGTTTATTGTTAGATGCCTTTGTTCTAGTACTTTCCTGCTTACATTACTGTTGCCATTGCATTTGTTTGGTTCTGACCAGTAGCAGTACACTAATTCTGGAAGTCTTTGTGTTCACTCTTTTATAGGAGCGCCAGGACAAATTTGAAGTGCAAAGTCATGAAGCCAAGTGCAAAGCCGTGATGCCAGAGATTTGTTTGTTCTGTTTGACTGTAATAGGCTGTAGAGATTGTGACATTGTAATAGATTTAGTGTTATTTGATAAATAatgtttgttttgttttgtttgaAATAGTGATTTAAAAATTTGTCAAATGGAAACCTGATCAGTGGGATCCACTTACCAAAATAATCTGAGCGATGTTCAAAATCTGATATGTGGGACCAATATACGAGATTATGATTTTTTGAGCAGTATGTATGAGATTACGAAATGTGGGGCTTGTCTGACTAGTGGGCCCGGCTCCAACATATATGGCTGGTAATATTTGAAGTATTTTGTGTGTTTTCT belongs to Triticum urartu cultivar G1812 chromosome 7, Tu2.1, whole genome shotgun sequence and includes:
- the LOC125521570 gene encoding uncharacterized protein LOC125521570 yields the protein MRDAPSSWPAAARAATRARGKAVAQFVQTRHRSSGKVLGEEETAAENVYIKSSAVLGGVAPPVHSSGCSEPCCQSSSSTGPSTPTRWVHLQPILQRCYRTQGWSLRLLAEASRSSGLVLVISARIDGLASSYVYGSGAAVLLHL